GCACAGTTTAATCCAGTTATCCATCGCTGTCCTGCTACTGCCGCTGCTCTCGTTTGTGGTGCTGATATTTTTCAACCGCAGGCTCCCGCGTGGTGGCGATTTCGTTGGCGTCGGTCTGCTTGGCACGACGCTGGCTATAGCGCTGTATATCTTCTGGACGGTGATCGTTCAGCACTACGATCCGGCCTTCAGGCTTGCGTGGGATTTCACCTGGCTTGATTTTGGCAATGTCCCCGGCGTCGGACCGCTGCAGGTCAAGATGGGTATCGTGATTGACAACCTGGCGGCGATCATGCTGGCAATGGTTTCGCTCATCAGTTTCCTGGTGCACCTCTACTCGACCGGGTATATGAAGGGGGAGATGTATTACGGACGCTTTTTTGCCTATCTCGGCATCTTTACCTTCTCGATGTTCGGCATCGTGCTTTCTGACAACCTCTTTTCGATCTACATCTTCTGGGAGCTTGTCGGTCTTTCGTCTTACCTTCTGATCGGTTTCTACTTCCACAAAGACAGCGCCGCCGACGCGCAGAAAAAGGCCTTTCTCACCAACCGTGTTGGCGACATCGGTATGTGGCTCGGCATCCTGATTCTCTATTCCCAGTTTCACACCTTCGGCTACCAGGAGATTTTCAACCATATCAAGAATGGCGACTTCCACATGTCGCAGGCTTGGCTGACCGCCGCCGGCATTCTGCTCTTCATGGGCTGCGTCGGTAAATCGGCCCAGTTCCCGCTGCATGTCTGGCTTCCTGACGCCATGGAAGGCCCGACTCCGGTTTCGGCGCTCATCCACGCGGCAACGATGGTTGCGGCTGGCGTCTATTTTGTGGCCCGTATCTTTGTGCTTCTGACGCCGGATGCGCTGCACGTGATCGCTTTCATCGGCGCATTCACCGCTTTCATGGCGGCAACCATCGCCATCACGCAGTTCGACATCAAGCGCGTGCTGGCCTATTCGACCGTTTCACAGCTTGGTTACATGGTGCTCGGTCTCGGTGTCGGCTCCTACTCCGCCGCGCTGTTCCATCTCCTGACCCACGCTTTCTTCAAAGCCTGCCTCTTCCTCGGTTCCGGCGCGATCATCCACGCGATGCATCACGAGCAGGACATGCGCTGGATGGGAGGCCTGTACAAAAAGATGCCCTGGACGTTTGTCACTTTCAGCATCGCCACATTGGCGCTTGCCGGTCTGCCGCTAACCAGCGGCTTCCTTTCGAAAGATGCGATTCTGGCCGGTTCGCTCGGCTTCGCGCAGGCCGAGGGCGGCGGCATCTACTATCTCGTGCCAGTGTTTGGCTTCGGTGCCGCAGTGCTGACCGCCTTCTATATGGGCCGTCAGATATGGATGGTCTTCTTCGGCGAGAACCGTACACATCTGAAACCGAAATCGGCGCACAGCATGGATGATCATGATGACGGCGATGTCGATCACATTCATGACGCTGCGCACGGTGGTCACGATCATCATCCGGTGCACGAGGTTGCCTGGAACATGAGGCTTCCGCTGGTTGTTCTTGCCACGCTCTCTGTCTTTATCGTCTTTTCGCCTGATCCGCTTGATGGCGGCAAGGGCTGGTTCATGCACCTGGTGCAGACTCCGGCCACGGTTGTCAGCGTTGCCGAGATGGCGCACGAAGGCGCGCAACTTCACGCTCCGGAAGCTGGCAAGTTGCTTGCTGAGGCGCATACGGATACCCAGCATGTCGAAGCCGCCACATCGCGTGAGGCTGAAGGGCAGCATGGTCCTGTTTTCGCTGATCCCCGTCAGGCTGAGATTGCTCACATGACGCACGCCAATCACTACACGGCGATCAAGCTGTCGTCGATCATGGTGGTTATCGGTATCGGTATGGCGCTCATTGTCTATGTTTTCAGGATTATCGATCCCGACAAGACGGCGCAGGCGATTCGTCCGCTTTACCTCTACTCGTTCAACAAGTGGTACTGGGACGAGATTTACGACGCAACCATCATCAAGGGCTCCATACTGATCTCGAAGATTCTTGCCTGGTTCGACACGAACATCGTTGACGGTCTTGTCAACGGCGTGGCGACGATCTTCAGGAAGTTCGCCTTCTTCAATGGCGGCGTTGACAAATATGTAGTTGACGGACTGGTCAACTTCACGGCCTTCACCGTCCAGACGACCGGCGCGGTCTTCAGAAAGATTCAGACGGGCAAGGTGCAGACCTATCTGGTCATGGTGGTTTTTGCGGTTCTGGGCTGGTTCGCCCTTTACTTTGCGCACCTCGTCAAATAACCGAACGATTTAATTTTTACTCTCCGAACATAACAGGTATTGAACATGCTGAGCTTCATTGTATTTCTGCCGATCATTGCCGGACTTGTCATTTTGGCTGTGCCCTCGTCGCAGAAGCAGATCATCAGGATCGTCTCGCTCCTGGCTGCTCTCGGCCAGGGCGTGCTCGCCGTCCTCATCTGGCGCCATTACGACCCGACGATGGCGGGTATCGTGGCCGCTCCCGGTGGATCGCCTGTCGGCTCCTTCCAGATGATCGAACGGATTCCGTGGATTTCGCTCGATCTCGGCTCGTTCGGCCCCCTGAACATCGAGTATTTCCTCGGTGTTGACGGCCTTTCGATCACGATGGTGCTGCTGACCGCCCTGATTTCAATTATCGGTGTGCTTTCCAGCTGGCCGATCCAGAAGCAGGTCAAGGGCTACTTCATCCTTTACAACCTGCTCAGCACGGCCATGATGGGCTGTTTCGTGGCGCTCGATTTCTTTCTTTTCTACGTGTTCTGGGAATTGATGCTTCTGCCGATGTACTTCCTCATCGGTATCTGGGGTGGTCCGAACCGTGAGTATGCAGCCATCAAGTTCTTCCTTTACACCCTGTTTGGTTCGGTGTTCATGCTGCTGGTCATGATTGGCCTCTACTTCAGCGTCACCGATCCGCTCACTGGCCATCACACTTTCAGTCTTGTTGCCATGGCTGACCAGGCAAACTATATCAAGGGCACGATTCTTGGCCCTGACAGCGTCACCTGGAGATATGTTGCCTTCATTGTGCTCTTCGTCGGCTTTGCCATCAAGGTTCCGATGTTCCCTTTCCACACCTGGCTGCCTGACGCGCACGTTGAGGCTCCGACTCCGATCTCTGTCATTCTGGCCGGTGTGCTGCTGAAGCTCGGTACTTACGGCATGATGAGGATCAACTTCCCGCTCTTTCCTGAGGTTTACCAGGCAGGCCTCTATGTGATTGGTGTGTTTGGCGCGATCAACATCATCTACGGTGCCTTCTGCGCTCTGGCCCAGCAGGATCTGAAGAAAATGGTTGCTTATTCGTCGATCAGTCACATGGGCTATGTGCTGCTCGGCCTGGCTGCGGCCAACACCGAAGGCATGATCGGCGCGCTCTACCAGATGTTCAACCACGGCACCATCACCGCTATGCTTTTCCTTCTGGTCGGCGTCATCTACGATCGTGCTCACGCCCGCCAGATCGACAAGTTTGGTGGCCTGGCTACCTATATGCCTGTCTATACCGGTTTCGTGATCGTCGCATGGTTTGCCTCGCTTGGTCTGCCGGGTCTCTCCGGCTTCATCTCAGAGGCGCTCGTATTTGTCGGCGCGTTCAGCGCTCCCGTTACTCGTCCGATCGCTATGGTTTCGGTGCTCGGTATCGTTTTCGGCGCGGCCTACCTGCTCTGGTCGTTGCAGCGGATGTTCCTCGGCAAGCGCAAGCCGGACGCTTTGTACGATCTCGAAGTTGATGTCGATGGACACGAGCATATTCACTTCCATGACTGGAAAGGCAAGCTCGATCTCGATGCCCGTGAACTGACCATGCTCGTGCCGCTTGTGATCATCGTCATTGCGCTCGGTATCTATCCAATGCCGGTTATGGGTCTCATTACGACCAGTGTCAACAAACTTGTCCAGGTTCTCACTCCGGTTGCCATGTCGGCCGTGCATTGATTTGGTGTTCCGTTTAAAAGCATAAACGTTGGAGAAATATGTTTGAAATGCCATCAGGCGCTGAAATACAGAGCATCATCTCGATCCTCAAGGGTGGTGCCGGATATTTTGTCCCTGAAATCTATTTGTCGGCGCTCTTTATGGTGCTGATACTGCTCGATCTCATCACGGGGAAAAAGAATCGCGGATTACTTGCCACGGCTACCATCGCCGGTTTGCTCGGCAGTGTCTATTTTATTTTCAAGCAGCAGACGATGCCGGAGGTTCAGTTCTTTTTCGGCATGTACGCGCTTGACCGCTTCGGTATCTTTTTCAAGTACTTTTTCGTGGTCTCCGGCGTTCTTGCCGTGCTGACCACCGTGATCGACGAGCAGCTCAAAAAGCACGAGTCGGGCATGGGTGAGTACTATGCGCTGCTGGTGGCTATGGTGGTCGGCATGATGATGATGGCATCCTCGACTGATCTGTTAATGATGTTCCTTTCGATGGAGCTTGTTAGTCTTTCGGCTTACGCGCTGACCGGTTACCTGAAGCGCGAACCTCGCTCCTCGGAAGCGGCCCTGAAATACCTGGTGTACGGCGCAGTCTCCTCGGGAATGCTCCTGTATGGCTTCTCGCTCTTGTACGGTATGACCGCCGAAACCAATCTTACCCGCATCAGCATGGTGCTTGCCGCGCATGGCTACGATCCGCTGGCGATGATACTTGCCGTGCTGCTCATCATGGCAGGTCTCGGCTACAAGATGGGCGCGGTACCGTTCCACTTCTGGAGCCCCGACGTTTACGAGGGCGCACCTACTCCGGTCACCGCCTATCTTTCGGTTGCCTCCAAGGCTGCCGGTTTCGCCATGCTCATGCGTTTCTTTTTCGTGGCTGTGCCTCACGGCTTCGATATGTATGTCAGCCCGCTGCACATTGACTGGCTCTCGATCCTGATACTGGTCTCCGCGGCTTCGATGATCTACGGTAACGTCGTGGCTATTTGGCAGAAGAACGTCAAACGTCTGCTTGCTTACTCCTCGATCGCCCACGCCGGTTATCTCTTGCTCGGCATCATCACCATGGATCAGCTCGGCACACAGGCGGTTCTGGTCTATCTCGCCGCTTATCTCCTGATGAACTATGGCGCTTTCTATGTGGTGATTCTCATCGCCAACCACACCGGAAGCGAAAACCTTGATGACTACAAAGGTCTTGGCAAAAGAATGCCGTTGCTCGGTGCTGCCCTGACGGTGTTCCTCATCTCGCTGGTCGGTCTGCCGCCGACCTTCGGCTTCATCGGCAAGCTGATGATCTTCTCAGCGCTGCTCGCCAAAGGCAGCCTCTTCATGTGGCTGGCTCTGATCGGTATCCTGACCAGTGTTATTTCGCTCTATTACTACATGCTGATTCCGCTCAACATGTATCTGAGAGAGTCGAACACTCCCGAAGAGGGCGTGATCGCGACCGGCATGGGCGCGAAGATCGTCACCGCTTCGCTGATGATTCTGACGTTGTGGTTTGGTCTGTTTTTCCAGCCAATTGCCAACTATGCAAGATATTCAACGTCTATTTTCGGAGCGTTTCTGAACTGAACGGTCTGACATAAACGCTTTTTGACGGCCTTAAAAAACCTGGTAAATCTTTTTGATTGCCAGGTTTTTTTATTTGAAGCTTTTTGATTAGTTAATAAATTTCTGAAGGGTTCGTGATTTTAATAATAACAATTGTAAATCATATTTACCTGTTATCTGGCGACGTTCATCCGGTACAGGAGGAAAGATGCAGGCGAAATCCTCATCAGGAATCTGATGAACGCCACGCAGCAGACGCAGGACCATCTGGTGCACTTTTATTACCTGCATGCCCTTGACTGGGTTGATGTGGTCAGCGCATTGAAGGCTGATCCCGGCCAGGCTTCTGCGATCGCGCAGAGCATTTCGGCTTGGCCGAAGTCCTCGGTCGGCTACTTCAAGGATTTGCAGAAGCGCCTCGTGGCTTTTGTCGAAAGCGGTCAGCTCGGCATCTTTTCGAACGGCTACTGGGGCCATCCTGCCTACAAATTGCCGCCGGAGGTGAACCTCATCGCCGTGGCGCACTACCTCGAAGCGCTCGATTTCCAGAAAGAGATCGTCAAGATCCAGACCGTCTTTGATGGCAAGAATCCGCATCCGAACTATGTCGTTGGCG
The nucleotide sequence above comes from Chlorobaculum tepidum TLS. Encoded proteins:
- the nuoL gene encoding NADH-quinone oxidoreductase subunit L, which codes for MHSLIQLSIAVLLLPLLSFVVLIFFNRRLPRGGDFVGVGLLGTTLAIALYIFWTVIVQHYDPAFRLAWDFTWLDFGNVPGVGPLQVKMGIVIDNLAAIMLAMVSLISFLVHLYSTGYMKGEMYYGRFFAYLGIFTFSMFGIVLSDNLFSIYIFWELVGLSSYLLIGFYFHKDSAADAQKKAFLTNRVGDIGMWLGILILYSQFHTFGYQEIFNHIKNGDFHMSQAWLTAAGILLFMGCVGKSAQFPLHVWLPDAMEGPTPVSALIHAATMVAAGVYFVARIFVLLTPDALHVIAFIGAFTAFMAATIAITQFDIKRVLAYSTVSQLGYMVLGLGVGSYSAALFHLLTHAFFKACLFLGSGAIIHAMHHEQDMRWMGGLYKKMPWTFVTFSIATLALAGLPLTSGFLSKDAILAGSLGFAQAEGGGIYYLVPVFGFGAAVLTAFYMGRQIWMVFFGENRTHLKPKSAHSMDDHDDGDVDHIHDAAHGGHDHHPVHEVAWNMRLPLVVLATLSVFIVFSPDPLDGGKGWFMHLVQTPATVVSVAEMAHEGAQLHAPEAGKLLAEAHTDTQHVEAATSREAEGQHGPVFADPRQAEIAHMTHANHYTAIKLSSIMVVIGIGMALIVYVFRIIDPDKTAQAIRPLYLYSFNKWYWDEIYDATIIKGSILISKILAWFDTNIVDGLVNGVATIFRKFAFFNGGVDKYVVDGLVNFTAFTVQTTGAVFRKIQTGKVQTYLVMVVFAVLGWFALYFAHLVK
- a CDS encoding complex I subunit 4 family protein codes for the protein MLSFIVFLPIIAGLVILAVPSSQKQIIRIVSLLAALGQGVLAVLIWRHYDPTMAGIVAAPGGSPVGSFQMIERIPWISLDLGSFGPLNIEYFLGVDGLSITMVLLTALISIIGVLSSWPIQKQVKGYFILYNLLSTAMMGCFVALDFFLFYVFWELMLLPMYFLIGIWGGPNREYAAIKFFLYTLFGSVFMLLVMIGLYFSVTDPLTGHHTFSLVAMADQANYIKGTILGPDSVTWRYVAFIVLFVGFAIKVPMFPFHTWLPDAHVEAPTPISVILAGVLLKLGTYGMMRINFPLFPEVYQAGLYVIGVFGAINIIYGAFCALAQQDLKKMVAYSSISHMGYVLLGLAAANTEGMIGALYQMFNHGTITAMLFLLVGVIYDRAHARQIDKFGGLATYMPVYTGFVIVAWFASLGLPGLSGFISEALVFVGAFSAPVTRPIAMVSVLGIVFGAAYLLWSLQRMFLGKRKPDALYDLEVDVDGHEHIHFHDWKGKLDLDARELTMLVPLVIIVIALGIYPMPVMGLITTSVNKLVQVLTPVAMSAVH
- a CDS encoding NADH-quinone oxidoreductase subunit N → MFEMPSGAEIQSIISILKGGAGYFVPEIYLSALFMVLILLDLITGKKNRGLLATATIAGLLGSVYFIFKQQTMPEVQFFFGMYALDRFGIFFKYFFVVSGVLAVLTTVIDEQLKKHESGMGEYYALLVAMVVGMMMMASSTDLLMMFLSMELVSLSAYALTGYLKREPRSSEAALKYLVYGAVSSGMLLYGFSLLYGMTAETNLTRISMVLAAHGYDPLAMILAVLLIMAGLGYKMGAVPFHFWSPDVYEGAPTPVTAYLSVASKAAGFAMLMRFFFVAVPHGFDMYVSPLHIDWLSILILVSAASMIYGNVVAIWQKNVKRLLAYSSIAHAGYLLLGIITMDQLGTQAVLVYLAAYLLMNYGAFYVVILIANHTGSENLDDYKGLGKRMPLLGAALTVFLISLVGLPPTFGFIGKLMIFSALLAKGSLFMWLALIGILTSVISLYYYMLIPLNMYLRESNTPEEGVIATGMGAKIVTASLMILTLWFGLFFQPIANYARYSTSIFGAFLN